CAGGATCGAATTCGCATTGTGGATGCTTCCAAAACGCCGGCTCAGGTGGAAAGAGAAATGATTCGTCACTTGGAAGACGCGATATTAAAGGATTTTTGAGGTTGTTTGTCAAATAAGTACTGTTAAGGACATGCGATGTCCAAATAAACAAGGAGGGTTTACCATGAAATTGATAGTTGCGATTGTCCAGGATAAAGATAGCAACCGTCTCTCCGCCGCATTGGTCAAAGCTAATTTTCGGGCAACAAAGCTTGCAAGTACAGGCGGCTTCCTGAAGGCGGGGAACACCACCTTTATGATCGGGGTAGACGATTCACAGGTTGAAAGTGTGCTCAGTGTCATTCGCACAAGCTGTAAAGTTCGTGAACAGCTGGTCACCCCGGTAACCCCTATGAGTGGTACAACCGATTCCTACTTG
This Paenibacillus sp. JZ16 DNA region includes the following protein-coding sequences:
- a CDS encoding cyclic-di-AMP receptor codes for the protein MKLIVAIVQDKDSNRLSAALVKANFRATKLASTGGFLKAGNTTFMIGVDDSQVESVLSVIRTSCKVREQLVTPVTPMSGTTDSYLPLPVEVQVGGATVFVLPVERFEHF